The nucleotide window TGTCACTAATAAAAACTAAATAAATCTAGGTGAAGAGATTCGCTATTAATCAACTTCGAAGCTTACTTAGTAAGAAAACTAATCTTAAAATTTTCTTAATGTAAAAGTACAAAAAGAAACCATTGTTTTTATGTCCGAAAGATAATTACAAAAATTACGAATTAATATACTTCCATTTCTCTTTTAGTTGAACGACAATTATTTAAGTTAAATGGAAACCGTATATCGATGAACTCACTTTTATTTGTTGCAGATCTCTTGTAATTATTATTTTTGCAACTGATAATTATTTATGAGTTTTAAAGAAGAAATAAATAGAAGACGAACATTTGGAATTATATCGCATCCAGATGCTGGTAAAACTACATTAACAGAAAAGCTATTACTTTTTGGTGGTGCTATACAAGAAGCCGGAGCCGTAAAAAGTAATAAAATAAAAAAAGGTGCTACGAGTGACTTTATGGAAATAGAGCGCCAACGTGGTATCTCTGTGGCTACCTCTGTCTTGGCTTTTGAATATAATGGTATTAAAATCAATATTTTAGATACTCCTGGGCACAAGGATTTTGCCGAGGATACTTTTAGAACCTTAACCGCTGTGGATAGCGTAATTGTAGTTATTGATGTAGCCAAAGGTGTCGAGGAACAAACCGAAAAACTGGTTGAAGTTTGTAGAATGCGTAACATCCCAATGATTGTTTTTATTAACAAACTAGACCGTGAGGGTAAGGACGCTTTTGACCTTTTGGATGAAGTTGAACAAAAACTTGGCCTAAAAGTTACACCTTTAAGTTTCCCTATTGGTATGGGTTACGAATTTAAAGGCATTTATAACATTTGGGAAAAGAACGTTAATCTTTTTAAAGGAGATAGTAAGCAGCATATTAACGATACTGTTGAAATTTCTGATTTAAATTCTAAAGAGTTAGATAAACTTGTTGGTGAAAAAGCAGCGCAAACTCTAAGAGATGAGATAGAATTGGTAGAGGGTATCTACCCTGATTTTGATAAAGAAGCCTATTTAAATGGTCATTTACAACCTGTATTTTTTGGTTCTGCATTGAATAATTTTGGTGTGCGTGAATTATTAGATTGTTTTGTTGAAATAGCGCCTAAGCCTAGAGCTAAAAAAAGTGAAGAACGTTTAGTACAACCCGAAGAAAAGGAATTTTCTGGTTTTGTTTTTAAAATTCATGCCAATATGGACCCAAACCACAGAAACAGATTGGCTTTTGTGAAGATTGTTTCTGGAGAGTTTAAACGAAATACTCCTTATTTACATGTAAGGCACGATAAAAAACTTAAATTCTCTAGTCCTAATGCTTTTTTTGCTGAAAAGAAAGAAATTGTAGACATTTCATATCCCGGTGATATTGTTGGTTTACAGGACTCTGGAAACTTTAAAATTGGAGATACTCTTACAGAAGGTGAGGTACTCAATTATAAGGGAATTCCAAGTTTTTCACCTGAACATTTTAGGTATATTAATAATGCAGACCCAATGAAAGCTAAGCAACTTTATAAGGGTATTGATCAATTAATGGACGAAGGTGTTGCTCAGTTGTTTACCTTAGATTATAACGGTCGTAAGGTCATTGGCACTGTTGGAGCGCTTCAATATGAAGTTATTCAATACAGATTAGAGCACGAATATGGTGCAAAATGTACTTACGAAAATCTTAATGTGCATAAAGCTTGTTGGGTACAAACTGATAATGATAAAAGTGATGAATTTAAAGATTTTTTAAGGGTGAAACAACGTTATTTAGCTAGAGATAAGCAAAATCAACTGGTTTTTTTAGCCGACTCAATGTTTACCCTACAAATGACACAACAAAAATATCCTAGTATAACATTTCATATGACGTCTGAGTTTGAATAAAACCATAGCTTTCATCGATTTTATTAAAAATTAAATGTGTTTTGTCGATGTTATTTGCTTTTTAACGGTATTTTAGTTATTCTTGATCATCACTATTTAATTAATAATAAGATTAACCCCAAACTAATCTGCTTATTATGGATGCAAAAGCAAACGTTTACAGCAATAAGGATATTACTGTAACATACGAACCGCGTTGTTGTGTAAATGCTGGTATTTGCGCTAAACAACTTTCAGAAGTATTTAGGAATTCTGTGATTCCATGGATTGATTTAGATGGCGCACACACTGATGTGATTGTAGACCAGATTAAGAAATGTCCATCAGGTGCATTAAAGTATCATCTAAACCAAAAAGATGTGGCCTAAAATATATGATCTACAAAAAAGATCCTTACAGTTATTAACTATAAGGATTTTTTATTTTCGACGAATTCTATCTAAAAATAGAAAATAATTTATTTTAAAAGATTTAAGAGTGTTTTATAAATTTTTGAAGGATATATATAAAAAAAACAAAAAATACATTTATACTTATCTAATTTAACCAATTACAATTACTCTTTTCAATAGAATGTTTTTTTTCTATTTACATTAACTATATCGGACCAATCTTGGCCTGTTGGTCCAAAATTCAATGGAATTGGTGGTTGCTCTCATAAAAAAATTTCGAGCAACTCAAATTCTAAATTTAGGCTTGGCCTGTTGGTCCAAAATTTAATGGAATTGGTGGTTGCTCGTAATCTTTGATTTCACCATGGGCTTTTTCAAATCGCGCTACATTATCACCTAATGCTTTTAGTAAACGTTTAGCATGTTGTGGTGTTAAAATTATTCTAGACTTTACCTTACTCTTAGGTGTACCAGGCATAATACTAACAAAATCAACAACAAATTCTGAAACCGAATGATTGATTATTGCTAGGTTAGAATAAGTACCCTCTGCAACCTTTTCATCTAACTCTATATTTATTTGTCCTTTTTTTGGATTCTTTTTTTCTTCTGACATAATATTAATTTTAAAATTAAAAAAGCCTTCGAACTATAATAGAATGAAGGCTTTTGTTTTATGGGCTCCTAAATGAAGCTTTAGGATAAATTCAACTTACAAGTTTATCTTTGCCTTAGGCTTAATAAACATGAGTCTCATTTAGTTAAAGTTCATTTCTTCTTTAGCCTTCATCATCTGGTCAAACTCTTCTTTAGAACCTACAATGATATTATCGTATTCTCTAACACCTGTACCAGCTGGTATTCTGTGTCCTACAATAACATTTTCCTTAAGTCCTTCTAAAGTATCAACTTTACCATTTACTGCAGCTTCGTTAAGAACCTTAGTTGTTTCTTGGAAAGATGCAGCAGAGATAAACGACTTAGTTTGTAGTGAAGCTCTGGTGATTCCTTGTAATATTGGTGTAGCAGTTGCAGGTTGCGCATCTCTAGCTGTTACAAGGTTTTTATCTTCTCTACGTAATATTGAGTTTTCATCTCTTAGCTGACGTACAGTTACGATTTGACCTGATTTTAGATTCTCGGAATCACCAGCATCTTCAACAACTTTCATCCCAAAAATCTTATCATTTTCTTCAATAAAATCTGATTTATGAACTAATTGATTTTCTAAGAAAATAGTGTCTCCTGAATCTATGATTCTTACCTTACGCATCATCTGCCTTACAACAACTTCAAAGTGTTTATCGTTAATTTTCACACCTTGTAATCGGTATACTTCTTGCACTTCGTTTACTAAGTACTGTTGTACAGCAGATGGCCCTTTGATATTGAGGATATCGTTTGGTGTTACAGAACCATCAGATAGCGGCATACCAGCTTTTACGTAATCATTTTCTTGAACAAGGATCTGGTTAGACAACTTAACCAAATATTTCTTCACCTCACCTAATTTAGACTCGATAATGATTTCACGGTTACCTCGCTTAATCTTACCAAAAGACACCACACCATCAATTTCACTTACTACAGCTGGGTTAGATGGATTACGCGCTTCGAATAACTCAGTTACACGCGGAAGACCACCTGTAATATCACCAGCTTTAGCAGATTTACGAGGTATCTTAACTAAGATTTTACCTACTTCAATCTTATCTCCATCGTCAATCATAATGTGAGCACCAACTGGTAAGTTGTATGAACGGATCGTTTCCCCTTTCTTATCTTCAATCAATAATGTTGGTATCAACTTCTTGTTTCTAGACTCTGAAATTACCTTTTCTTGGAAACCTGTTTGTTCATCAATCTCTACCTGGTAGGTGACGCCTTGCTCAATGTTTTCGTATTTTACTTTACCTGCAAATTCTGAAATAATTACACCGTTATATGGATCCCACTGACAGATAACATCACCTTTCTTCACTTTAGCACCTGGCTTAACAAAAATATGAGAGCCATAAGGAATGTTATTTGTACTTAAAACAATACCTGTTTTAGCATCTGTTAGCTTTAATTCTGAAGTTCTGGAAATAACGACATCTACTTCTTTTCCTTCACCATCCTTAGTTTTCACGGTTTTAAGATCATCTATTTCAGCAATTCCGTCAAACTTAACTGTTAACTTATTTTCTTCTGAGATGTTACCTGCAATACCACCAACGTGGAATGTACGCAGCGTAAGCTGTGTACCAGGCTCACCAATAGATTGAGCAGCCACAACACCGACAGCTTCGCC belongs to Winogradskyella sp. J14-2 and includes:
- a CDS encoding DUF3467 domain-containing protein, yielding MSEEKKNPKKGQINIELDEKVAEGTYSNLAIINHSVSEFVVDFVSIMPGTPKSKVKSRIILTPQHAKRLLKALGDNVARFEKAHGEIKDYEQPPIPLNFGPTGQA
- a CDS encoding peptide chain release factor 3; this encodes MSFKEEINRRRTFGIISHPDAGKTTLTEKLLLFGGAIQEAGAVKSNKIKKGATSDFMEIERQRGISVATSVLAFEYNGIKINILDTPGHKDFAEDTFRTLTAVDSVIVVIDVAKGVEEQTEKLVEVCRMRNIPMIVFINKLDREGKDAFDLLDEVEQKLGLKVTPLSFPIGMGYEFKGIYNIWEKNVNLFKGDSKQHINDTVEISDLNSKELDKLVGEKAAQTLRDEIELVEGIYPDFDKEAYLNGHLQPVFFGSALNNFGVRELLDCFVEIAPKPRAKKSEERLVQPEEKEFSGFVFKIHANMDPNHRNRLAFVKIVSGEFKRNTPYLHVRHDKKLKFSSPNAFFAEKKEIVDISYPGDIVGLQDSGNFKIGDTLTEGEVLNYKGIPSFSPEHFRYINNADPMKAKQLYKGIDQLMDEGVAQLFTLDYNGRKVIGTVGALQYEVIQYRLEHEYGAKCTYENLNVHKACWVQTDNDKSDEFKDFLRVKQRYLARDKQNQLVFLADSMFTLQMTQQKYPSITFHMTSEFE
- a CDS encoding (4Fe-4S)-binding protein is translated as MDAKANVYSNKDITVTYEPRCCVNAGICAKQLSEVFRNSVIPWIDLDGAHTDVIVDQIKKCPSGALKYHLNQKDVA